From a single Streptomyces sp. NBC_01264 genomic region:
- a CDS encoding ArsR/SmtB family transcription factor, with protein sequence MEYELNFSAADLAQTRFAVSPMWEVVTSYRLLNAESDPPLHRRWAAQVRPRLQSAGLDRGWLAALIPGGGYLADFLNPTPAGPFPELAAELAAIRAGSPENVRADLATLTSKGRPSARLRLLHEDPEAVLEKVTDEIQTYWELALAPYWPRIRQLLEADVFHRARQVAEHGSAHVLNELHSTVTWDSGTLRMVRRACALTRAQTGPGLLLVPSAFAWPRVLTRSVAPDPLQLAYPARGIGTLWEPRATKATDAVAAVLGRSRTLLLAELDTPASTTQLARHSGLSTAAVSQHLTALRDAGLVTGHRAGRSVLYARTAIADALLTPVG encoded by the coding sequence ATGGAATACGAACTGAACTTCTCCGCGGCGGACCTGGCGCAGACCCGCTTCGCGGTGTCCCCGATGTGGGAGGTCGTCACCAGCTACCGGCTGCTGAACGCGGAGAGCGATCCGCCGCTGCACCGCCGCTGGGCCGCGCAGGTGCGGCCCCGGCTGCAGAGCGCGGGCCTGGACCGGGGCTGGCTCGCCGCCCTCATCCCGGGCGGCGGCTACCTCGCGGACTTCCTCAACCCGACCCCGGCCGGCCCCTTCCCGGAACTCGCCGCCGAGCTGGCGGCCATCCGCGCCGGCAGCCCGGAGAACGTACGCGCCGACCTGGCCACCCTCACGTCGAAGGGCCGCCCGTCCGCCCGCCTGAGGCTGCTCCACGAGGACCCCGAAGCCGTACTGGAGAAGGTCACCGACGAGATCCAGACCTACTGGGAACTCGCCCTCGCCCCCTACTGGCCCCGGATCCGCCAGCTCCTCGAGGCCGACGTGTTCCACCGGGCCCGGCAGGTCGCCGAACACGGCTCCGCGCACGTCCTCAACGAGCTCCACTCCACCGTGACCTGGGACTCGGGCACCCTGCGCATGGTCCGCCGGGCCTGCGCGCTGACCCGCGCCCAGACCGGCCCCGGCCTCCTGCTGGTGCCCTCCGCCTTCGCCTGGCCCCGGGTCCTGACCCGCTCGGTGGCCCCCGACCCGCTCCAACTGGCCTACCCGGCACGGGGGATCGGCACCCTCTGGGAGCCCCGCGCCACCAAGGCCACCGACGCCGTGGCCGCCGTACTGGGCCGCTCCCGCACGCTGCTCCTGGCCGAACTCGACACCCCGGCCTCCACCACCCAACTGGCCCGCCACAGCGGCCTGTCCACCGCCGCGGTCTCCCAGCACCTCACGGCCCTGCGCGACGCGGGCCTGGTCACCGGCCACCGTGCCGGCCGCTCGGTCCTCTACGCCCGCACGGCCATCGCGGACGCGCTGCTCACGCCGGTGGGCTGA
- a CDS encoding MFS transporter — translation MPSSFRGLPPLVWTLFAGTVVNRLGYLVTPFLVFLLADRGITGSDISFVLGALGAGHLLGPALGGLLADRIGRRPTMLIGLIGSAVAQGALFLAPGLWTMAASALLLSTAGATVGPATYALLADAVDTGWRQRAYALFGWGVNIGTAVAGVLGGFLAAHGYWLLFAVDAGSALVYAAVVATRLREPARTAPTKASGTGYGVVLRDRLMLLLLPLLGIQLFVYSLTEVALPLAVRDSGLSPAVYGALAAVNALLVVGLQPFVTARLSGLPQLPVLAAGSTLIASGVALTGVADSVTGYVVSVVAWSLGEVAVAGIAASLVADLAPADARGRYQGAFSWTWGTARFAALTLGVALYTGVGPAVLWWGALVAGLLASVAVLGLRGRIATRTERDLGLAA, via the coding sequence ATGCCCTCCTCCTTCCGCGGTCTTCCGCCCCTCGTCTGGACCCTCTTCGCCGGTACGGTCGTCAACCGGCTCGGCTACCTCGTCACCCCGTTCCTCGTCTTCCTCCTCGCCGACCGGGGCATCACCGGTTCCGACATCTCCTTCGTGCTCGGCGCGCTGGGCGCCGGCCACCTCCTCGGACCGGCCCTCGGCGGACTGCTCGCCGACCGGATCGGCCGCCGCCCCACCATGCTGATCGGGCTCATCGGCTCCGCCGTCGCCCAGGGCGCCCTGTTCCTGGCCCCGGGGCTCTGGACGATGGCCGCCTCCGCGCTGCTGCTCAGCACCGCCGGAGCCACCGTCGGGCCCGCCACCTACGCACTGCTCGCCGACGCGGTGGACACCGGCTGGCGGCAGCGGGCGTACGCCCTGTTCGGCTGGGGCGTCAACATCGGGACGGCCGTCGCCGGGGTCCTCGGCGGCTTCCTGGCCGCGCACGGCTACTGGCTGCTCTTCGCCGTCGACGCCGGTTCGGCCCTCGTCTACGCCGCCGTGGTCGCGACCCGGCTGCGCGAGCCGGCCCGCACCGCCCCGACCAAGGCCTCGGGAACGGGCTACGGGGTCGTCCTGCGCGACCGGCTGATGCTCCTGCTGCTCCCGCTGCTCGGCATCCAGCTGTTCGTGTACTCGCTGACCGAGGTGGCGCTGCCGCTGGCCGTCCGCGACAGCGGCCTCTCGCCGGCCGTGTACGGGGCCCTGGCGGCGGTCAACGCCCTCCTGGTGGTGGGCCTGCAGCCGTTCGTGACGGCCCGGCTGTCGGGACTGCCGCAGCTGCCGGTGCTCGCCGCGGGCAGCACCCTGATCGCCTCCGGGGTGGCACTGACCGGGGTCGCGGACTCCGTCACCGGCTACGTGGTCTCGGTGGTCGCCTGGTCGCTCGGCGAGGTGGCCGTGGCCGGCATCGCGGCCTCGCTGGTGGCCGACCTGGCTCCGGCCGACGCCCGGGGCCGCTACCAGGGAGCCTTCAGCTGGACCTGGGGCACGGCCCGCTTCGCCGCCCTCACCCTGGGCGTCGCCCTGTACACCGGGGTCGGGCCGGCGGTCCTGTGGTGGGGCGCCCTCGTCGCCGGACTGCTCGCCTCGGTGGCGGTCCTGGGCCTGCGCGGCCGGATCGCGACGCGCACGGAGCGGGACCTCGGCCTGGCGGCGTAG
- a CDS encoding cation-translocating P-type ATPase, which produces MTERAQIESEGPEPGASPGPAPAGTAIDAGAELDPVHPVRPPAPRFKPAGLSTAEVAERVARGAVNDVPVRSSRSTSEIVRANVFTRFNAIIGVLWVIMFFVAPIQDSLFGFVIIANTGIGIIQEMRAKKTLDGLAVIGEAKPSVRRDGRTAEISTSEIVLDDVIELGPGDKVVVDGLVGEADGLEIDESLLTGEADPVLKKPGDPVMSGSFVVAGGGAFTATKVGREAYAAQLAEEASRFTLVHSELRSGISTILKYVTWMMVPTSIGLIISQLIVKDNNLKDAIARTVGGIVPMIPEGLVLLTSVAFAIGVIRLGRKQCLVQELPAIEGLARVDVVCLDKTGTLTEGGMDVTECRPLGGADAAYVKKVLGALGESDPRPNASLQAIIDAYPDSAEWRCTESLPFSSARKYSGASFSEGDGENNTWLLGAPDVLLPAGDPALEEINDLNEQGLRVLLLGRAARELDDPAVATGVRPTALVVLEQRLRPDAADTLRYFEDQDVKAKVISGDNAVSVGAVAGKLGLPGAENTVDARTLPADQGEMAEVLDRNAVFGRVTPQQKRDMVAALQSRGHTVAMTGDGVNDVLALKDADIGVSMGSGSEATRAVAQIVLLNNSFSTLPSVVAEGRRVIGNITRVATLFLTKTVYSVLLAVLVVCSQVEYPFLPRHLTLLSTLTIGIPAFFLALAPNKERAKPHFVKRVMRYAIPGGVIAAVACFVTYGIARHHYSGPDALKAETSAATLALFLTSMWVLAIIARPYTWWRVGLVGAMGGAFLIVLVVPWLQNFFQLKLEGAVMPWTAVGIAAVAAALIEFTFRWVDRRFPA; this is translated from the coding sequence ATGACGGAGCGGGCGCAGATCGAATCAGAGGGACCGGAGCCGGGCGCCAGCCCCGGCCCCGCACCCGCCGGGACCGCCATCGACGCGGGGGCCGAGCTCGATCCCGTACACCCGGTCAGGCCACCCGCACCCCGGTTCAAGCCGGCAGGCCTCAGCACCGCCGAAGTCGCCGAGCGCGTCGCCCGCGGAGCCGTCAACGACGTCCCCGTCCGCAGCAGCCGCTCCACGTCCGAGATCGTCCGCGCCAACGTCTTCACCCGCTTCAACGCCATCATCGGCGTCCTCTGGGTGATCATGTTCTTCGTCGCGCCGATCCAGGACAGCCTCTTCGGCTTCGTGATCATCGCGAACACCGGCATCGGCATCATCCAGGAGATGCGCGCCAAGAAGACCCTCGACGGCCTCGCCGTCATCGGCGAGGCCAAACCCAGCGTCCGCCGCGACGGCCGCACCGCCGAGATCTCCACCTCCGAGATCGTCCTCGACGACGTCATCGAGCTCGGCCCCGGCGACAAGGTCGTCGTCGACGGACTCGTCGGCGAGGCCGACGGCCTGGAGATCGACGAATCCCTCCTCACCGGCGAGGCAGACCCGGTCCTGAAGAAGCCCGGCGACCCGGTCATGTCCGGCTCGTTCGTCGTCGCCGGCGGCGGCGCCTTCACCGCCACCAAGGTCGGCCGCGAGGCCTACGCCGCCCAGCTCGCCGAAGAGGCCTCCCGGTTCACGCTCGTCCACTCCGAGCTGCGCTCCGGCATCTCCACCATCCTCAAGTACGTCACCTGGATGATGGTCCCGACCTCCATCGGCCTGATCATCAGCCAGCTGATCGTCAAGGACAACAACCTCAAGGACGCCATCGCCCGCACCGTCGGCGGCATCGTCCCGATGATCCCCGAGGGCCTCGTCCTCCTCACCTCCGTCGCCTTCGCCATCGGCGTCATCCGGCTCGGCCGCAAGCAGTGCCTGGTGCAGGAGCTGCCCGCCATCGAGGGGCTCGCCCGCGTCGACGTGGTCTGCCTCGACAAGACCGGCACCCTCACCGAGGGCGGCATGGACGTCACCGAGTGCCGCCCGCTCGGCGGCGCGGACGCCGCGTACGTCAAGAAGGTGCTCGGCGCGCTCGGCGAGAGCGACCCGCGCCCCAACGCCAGCCTCCAGGCGATCATCGACGCCTACCCCGACAGCGCTGAGTGGCGCTGCACCGAATCGCTGCCCTTCTCCTCCGCCCGCAAGTACAGCGGCGCCAGCTTCAGCGAGGGCGACGGCGAGAACAACACCTGGCTGCTCGGTGCCCCCGACGTGCTGCTCCCGGCCGGGGACCCGGCCCTGGAGGAGATCAACGACCTCAACGAGCAGGGCCTACGGGTCCTCCTGCTGGGCCGTGCCGCCCGCGAACTCGACGACCCGGCCGTGGCCACCGGGGTCAGGCCGACCGCCCTCGTCGTCCTGGAGCAGCGGCTGCGCCCCGACGCGGCCGACACCCTGCGCTACTTCGAGGACCAGGACGTCAAGGCCAAGGTCATCTCCGGGGACAACGCCGTCTCCGTGGGCGCGGTCGCCGGCAAGCTGGGGCTGCCCGGCGCCGAGAACACCGTCGACGCGCGCACCCTCCCCGCCGACCAGGGCGAGATGGCTGAGGTCCTCGACCGGAACGCCGTCTTCGGGCGGGTCACCCCCCAGCAGAAGCGCGACATGGTCGCCGCCCTCCAGTCCCGGGGCCACACGGTCGCCATGACCGGCGACGGGGTCAACGACGTGCTCGCGCTCAAGGACGCCGACATCGGCGTCTCGATGGGCTCCGGCTCGGAGGCCACCCGGGCGGTCGCGCAGATCGTGCTCCTCAACAACAGCTTCTCCACCCTGCCCTCGGTGGTCGCCGAGGGCCGCCGGGTCATCGGCAACATCACCCGGGTGGCCACCCTCTTCCTCACGAAGACGGTCTACTCGGTGCTGCTGGCCGTCCTGGTGGTCTGCTCCCAGGTCGAGTACCCGTTCCTGCCGCGCCACCTGACGCTGCTGTCCACGCTGACCATCGGCATCCCGGCCTTCTTCCTGGCGCTGGCGCCGAACAAGGAGCGGGCCAAGCCGCACTTCGTGAAACGCGTGATGCGGTACGCGATCCCGGGCGGGGTCATCGCCGCCGTCGCCTGCTTCGTGACGTACGGGATCGCCCGCCACCACTACTCCGGCCCCGACGCACTCAAGGCCGAGACCAGCGCCGCGACGCTCGCGCTGTTCCTGACCTCGATGTGGGTGCTGGCGATCATCGCCCGTCCGTACACCTGGTGGCGGGTGGGCCTGGTCGGCGCGATGGGCGGGGCGTTCCTGATCGTGCTCGTCGTGCCCTGGCTGCAGAACTTCTTCCAGCTCAAGCTGGAGGGGGCCGTGATGCCGTGGACCGCCGTGGGCATCGCGGCCGTGGCGGCCGCGCTCATCGAGTTCACCTTCCGGTGGGTGGACCGGAGGTTCCCGGCGTGA
- a CDS encoding DUF2530 domain-containing protein: MAKWTAQHEAPEPLEGPVVGTVTGGTIIWFALFLFQLPFYGWFADRGMLWWVWTCAVGGVLGLIGLWYVRGRDAALKRHALELAARGEAPGAGPAPHAG; encoded by the coding sequence ATGGCGAAATGGACTGCGCAGCACGAGGCCCCCGAGCCCCTCGAGGGTCCGGTCGTCGGCACCGTGACCGGCGGCACGATCATCTGGTTCGCCCTCTTCCTCTTCCAGCTCCCCTTCTACGGGTGGTTCGCGGACCGGGGCATGCTGTGGTGGGTCTGGACCTGCGCGGTCGGCGGGGTTCTCGGCCTGATCGGCCTCTGGTACGTCCGCGGACGCGATGCCGCGCTGAAGCGGCACGCCCTTGAGCTGGCCGCTCGCGGCGAAGCCCCCGGGGCGGGCCCGGCGCCCCACGCGGGCTAG
- a CDS encoding NCS2 family permease — protein MSTTAPVDRYFKISERGSTVGREVRGGFATFFAMAYIIVLNPIILGSAKDMYGHQLDGGQLVTATVLTAAFTTLLMGVIGNVPIALAAGLGVNTVVALQLAPRMSWPDAMGMVVLAGFVVMLLVATGLRERVMNAVPLGLRKGIAIGIGLFILLIGLVDSGFVTRMPDLAHTTVPIQLGSNGHLHGWPVLIFVVGVLLTLTLIIRKTPGAILISIVAMTVAALAIQLITKLPDAAWGLTVPEWPGNPVAAPDFGLIGQVSLFGGFGKVGMLTGILFVFTVLLSCFFDAMGTILGVGDEAKLTKPDGSFPGINRVLFVDGLAVAAGGASSSSATTCFVESTAGVGEGARTGLANIVTGGLFAVSLFLTPLATMVPSQAATPALVAVGFLIMAGSVRDIDWNDFTIAVPAFLAMVMMPFTYSITNGIGIGFVAFSVLRLATGRGREVPVAMYVVSAVFVFYYAMPALGLT, from the coding sequence ATGAGCACGACGGCCCCCGTGGACCGCTACTTCAAGATCTCCGAGCGCGGCTCGACCGTCGGCCGCGAGGTCCGCGGCGGGTTCGCCACCTTCTTCGCGATGGCCTACATCATCGTGCTGAACCCGATCATCCTCGGCAGCGCGAAGGACATGTACGGCCATCAGCTCGACGGCGGCCAGCTGGTCACCGCCACCGTGCTGACCGCGGCCTTCACCACCCTCCTGATGGGCGTGATCGGCAACGTCCCGATCGCGCTCGCGGCCGGCCTCGGCGTCAACACCGTCGTCGCCCTCCAGCTCGCCCCGCGCATGAGCTGGCCCGACGCCATGGGCATGGTGGTCCTGGCCGGCTTCGTGGTGATGCTGCTGGTCGCCACCGGCCTGCGCGAGCGGGTCATGAACGCCGTCCCGCTCGGCCTGCGCAAGGGCATCGCGATCGGCATCGGCCTGTTCATCCTGCTGATCGGCCTGGTCGACTCGGGCTTCGTCACCCGCATGCCCGACCTCGCGCACACCACGGTCCCGATCCAGCTCGGCAGCAACGGCCACCTGCACGGCTGGCCCGTCCTGATCTTCGTGGTCGGCGTCCTGCTGACGCTGACCCTGATCATCCGCAAGACCCCCGGCGCGATCCTGATCTCCATCGTGGCCATGACCGTCGCCGCCCTGGCGATCCAGCTGATCACCAAGCTCCCGGACGCCGCCTGGGGCCTGACGGTCCCGGAGTGGCCGGGCAACCCGGTGGCCGCGCCCGACTTCGGCCTGATCGGTCAGGTCAGCCTGTTCGGCGGCTTCGGCAAGGTCGGGATGTTGACGGGCATCCTGTTCGTCTTCACCGTGCTGCTGTCCTGCTTCTTCGACGCGATGGGCACCATCCTCGGCGTCGGCGACGAGGCGAAGCTGACGAAGCCGGACGGCTCCTTCCCCGGCATCAACCGGGTGCTGTTCGTGGACGGCCTGGCCGTCGCCGCGGGCGGGGCCTCCTCCTCCTCGGCCACCACCTGCTTCGTGGAGTCCACGGCGGGCGTCGGCGAGGGAGCCAGGACGGGCCTCGCGAACATCGTGACCGGCGGCCTGTTCGCCGTGTCGCTGTTCCTCACGCCGCTCGCCACGATGGTCCCCTCGCAGGCGGCCACGCCCGCCCTCGTCGCGGTCGGCTTCCTGATCATGGCCGGCTCGGTCAGGGACATCGACTGGAACGACTTCACCATCGCCGTCCCGGCCTTCCTGGCCATGGTGATGATGCCGTTCACGTACTCGATCACCAACGGCATCGGCATCGGCTTCGTGGCCTTCTCCGTACTGCGGCTGGCGACCGGCCGCGGCCGCGAGGTCCCGGTGGCCATGTACGTCGTGTCCGCGGTTTTCGTCTTCTACTACGCGATGCCGGCGCTGGGTCTCACGTAA
- a CDS encoding BrnA antitoxin family protein: MGTHVLSMRIDGELLDRLRTHAAKRGMSVQDYVVRTLIRDDFDERFKAAVDETEKFYGAA, encoded by the coding sequence ATGGGGACACATGTGCTGAGCATGCGCATAGACGGGGAGCTCCTCGACAGGCTCCGGACTCATGCCGCCAAACGAGGAATGAGCGTCCAGGACTATGTGGTCCGGACGCTCATTCGCGACGATTTCGACGAACGCTTCAAGGCGGCCGTCGACGAGACGGAGAAGTTCTACGGGGCTGCGTGA
- a CDS encoding MarR family winged helix-turn-helix transcriptional regulator — protein sequence MHDLSHGDDAAAVNDLRSAVMRLGRRLKHQRVDESLSPTEMSVLGTLARCGQATPGELARREHVQPPSMTRIVALLEAKGLVTLEPHPDDRRQKVVRQTEEAEAMLEESRRKRNAFLAGLAAELTEDEWAKLREAAPVLDKLAHL from the coding sequence ATGCATGACCTTTCCCATGGTGACGACGCAGCCGCCGTGAACGACCTCCGCTCCGCCGTCATGCGGCTGGGCCGGCGCCTCAAGCACCAGCGCGTCGACGAATCGCTGAGCCCGACCGAGATGTCGGTCCTCGGCACCCTCGCCCGCTGCGGCCAGGCCACCCCCGGTGAGCTGGCCCGGCGCGAGCACGTGCAGCCGCCGTCCATGACGCGCATCGTCGCGTTGCTGGAAGCCAAGGGACTGGTCACGCTGGAACCGCACCCCGACGACCGCCGCCAGAAGGTGGTCCGCCAGACGGAGGAGGCCGAAGCGATGCTCGAAGAGAGCCGTCGCAAGCGCAACGCCTTCCTCGCCGGGCTCGCGGCCGAGCTGACCGAGGACGAATGGGCGAAGCTGCGCGAAGCCGCGCCCGTCCTGGACAAGCTCGCGCACCTATAG
- a CDS encoding MFS transporter gives MSTGPGADSAPGHTPTTTRAAAGPAPGKNSMFSSLKIRNYRLFATGQVVSNTGTWMQRIAQDWLVLSLTGSASAVGITIALQFLPMMLFGLYGGVLADRLPKRPLLLCTQAAMGLTGLALGVLTLAGHVNVWHVYLAAFLLGLVTVVDNPARQTFVSEMVGKDQVANAVSLNSANFQSARLVGPAIAGVLITAVGSGWAFLLNGLSFAAPIAALLLMRTRELHRIEVQPRAKGQLREGLRYVAGRPELIWPIVLVGFIGTFGFNFPIWLSAFVSKVFHGDAGTYGLFNTLIAAGSLVGALLAARRGLSRLRLLVAAAVLFSVLLLVTAFAPGFWLFAALLVPIGVFGLTVNVTANSSVQMATDPEMRGRVMALFMMVFTGGTPIGAPLVGWVTDTYGARIGMAAGGAVSLAAALVIAVVLSRVGNLRLSVSRHGVNFVPSERPRQLVTAA, from the coding sequence TTGAGTACGGGACCCGGAGCAGACTCCGCCCCCGGCCACACACCCACCACTACGCGCGCCGCCGCCGGGCCCGCGCCGGGCAAGAACTCCATGTTCAGCTCGCTGAAGATCCGGAACTACCGGCTCTTCGCCACCGGCCAGGTCGTCTCGAACACCGGGACCTGGATGCAGCGCATCGCCCAGGACTGGCTGGTCCTCTCCCTGACCGGCTCCGCCTCCGCGGTCGGCATCACCATCGCGCTGCAGTTCCTGCCGATGATGCTGTTCGGCCTCTACGGCGGCGTACTCGCCGACCGGCTCCCCAAGCGCCCGCTGCTGCTGTGCACCCAGGCGGCCATGGGCCTCACCGGCCTCGCCCTCGGTGTCCTCACCCTCGCCGGTCACGTCAACGTCTGGCACGTCTACCTCGCCGCCTTCCTCCTCGGCCTGGTCACCGTCGTGGACAACCCGGCCCGGCAGACCTTCGTCTCCGAGATGGTCGGCAAGGACCAGGTGGCCAACGCGGTCAGCCTGAATTCGGCCAACTTCCAGTCCGCGCGACTGGTCGGCCCCGCCATCGCGGGTGTCCTCATCACCGCCGTGGGCTCCGGCTGGGCCTTCCTGCTCAACGGCCTGTCCTTCGCCGCACCGATCGCGGCCCTGCTGCTGATGCGGACCCGCGAACTGCACCGGATCGAGGTCCAGCCCCGCGCCAAGGGCCAGCTCCGGGAAGGCCTGCGCTACGTCGCCGGGCGGCCCGAGCTGATCTGGCCGATCGTGCTCGTCGGATTCATCGGCACCTTCGGCTTCAACTTCCCGATCTGGCTGTCGGCCTTCGTCAGCAAGGTCTTCCACGGCGACGCGGGCACGTACGGCCTCTTCAACACGCTGATCGCGGCAGGCTCCCTGGTGGGCGCACTGCTGGCGGCCCGGCGGGGTCTGTCCCGCCTGCGGCTGCTGGTCGCGGCGGCGGTGCTGTTCTCCGTCCTCCTGCTGGTGACGGCCTTCGCACCGGGCTTCTGGCTGTTCGCGGCGCTCCTCGTCCCGATCGGTGTCTTCGGCCTGACGGTGAACGTCACCGCGAACTCCAGCGTCCAGATGGCCACCGACCCCGAGATGCGGGGCCGGGTGATGGCCCTGTTCATGATGGTCTTCACCGGCGGCACCCCGATCGGGGCCCCGCTGGTCGGCTGGGTCACGGACACGTACGGCGCGCGGATCGGCATGGCCGCGGGCGGAGCGGTGTCGCTGGCCGCGGCCCTGGTGATCGCCGTCGTCCTCTCCCGGGTCGGCAACCTCCGCCTCAGCGTGAGCCGCCACGGCGTGAACTTCGTCCCGTCGGAGCGCCCCCGCCAGCTGGTCACGGCGGCGTGA
- the thpR gene encoding RNA 2',3'-cyclic phosphodiesterase, with translation MRLFAAVIPPEAALSELSEAVRGLRDDHLRWTAEAGWHFTLAFMGEVREELLPELRTRLARAAARTAPFPLRIHGSGHFGHRSLWAGAAGDLDSLRMLAERADAAARRSGVPMEQHHRYTPHLTLGRLRDERHDVRPYCTALAAFEGAAWQVGELSLVRSNLPDSGVPGEQPRYEVVGSWELGGPVAEVPS, from the coding sequence ATGAGACTGTTCGCAGCCGTCATCCCGCCCGAGGCGGCCCTCTCGGAACTGTCCGAGGCCGTGCGCGGCCTGCGCGACGACCACCTCCGCTGGACCGCGGAAGCGGGCTGGCACTTCACGCTCGCCTTCATGGGCGAGGTCCGGGAGGAGCTGCTCCCCGAGCTCCGCACACGCCTCGCCCGCGCCGCCGCGCGGACCGCACCCTTCCCGCTCCGCATCCACGGCTCCGGCCACTTCGGCCACCGCTCCCTGTGGGCGGGCGCCGCCGGGGACCTCGACTCCCTGCGCATGCTCGCCGAGCGCGCCGACGCCGCCGCCCGGCGTTCCGGGGTGCCCATGGAGCAGCACCACCGCTACACCCCCCACCTCACCCTCGGCCGGCTCCGCGACGAGCGGCACGACGTCCGCCCCTACTGCACGGCCCTGGCCGCCTTCGAGGGCGCCGCCTGGCAGGTCGGCGAGCTCAGCCTGGTCCGCAGCAATCTGCCCGACTCCGGGGTCCCGGGCGAACAGCCCCGCTACGAGGTCGTCGGCTCCTGGGAACTGGGAGGGCCTGTCGCCGAAGTGCCGTCGTAG
- a CDS encoding aldo/keto reductase — protein sequence MFGTANVYGWGENKGRTEEIIGTWFGQGGGRREKTVLATKVYGSMAAEGDPWPNYDRLSALNIRRAVDASLKRLNTDYIDIYQFHHVDRLTPFEEIWQAVEVLIQQGKILYAGSSNFPGRKIAQANEAAARSGRLGLVSEQCLYNLAERRAELEIIPAAEAYGLGVIPWSPLHGGLLGGAIRKASESGRTATGRSADALANSSVRAQVQAYEDLLDKHGLEPGEVALAWLLTRPGVTGPIVGPRTPEQLASALRAVELELSPEVLAGLDEVFPGPGPAPEAFAW from the coding sequence TTGTTTGGTACCGCCAACGTCTACGGGTGGGGCGAGAACAAGGGCCGCACCGAGGAGATCATCGGTACCTGGTTCGGCCAGGGCGGCGGCCGTCGGGAGAAGACGGTCCTCGCCACCAAGGTCTACGGGAGCATGGCCGCCGAGGGCGACCCGTGGCCGAACTACGACAGGCTGTCGGCGCTGAACATCCGGCGGGCCGTCGACGCCAGCCTCAAGCGCCTGAACACCGACTACATCGACATCTACCAGTTCCACCACGTCGACCGGCTGACGCCCTTCGAGGAGATCTGGCAGGCCGTCGAGGTCCTGATCCAGCAGGGCAAGATCCTCTACGCGGGCTCCTCGAACTTCCCCGGCCGGAAGATCGCCCAGGCCAACGAGGCCGCGGCGCGCTCGGGGCGGCTCGGCCTGGTCAGCGAGCAGTGCCTCTACAACCTCGCCGAGCGGCGGGCGGAGCTGGAGATCATCCCGGCGGCCGAGGCGTACGGGCTCGGCGTCATCCCGTGGTCCCCGCTGCACGGCGGGCTGCTCGGCGGGGCCATCCGCAAGGCGTCGGAGTCGGGGCGGACCGCGACCGGCCGCTCCGCGGACGCGCTCGCGAACAGTTCCGTACGGGCGCAGGTGCAGGCGTACGAGGACCTGCTGGACAAGCACGGCCTGGAGCCCGGCGAGGTCGCCCTGGCCTGGCTGCTGACGCGTCCGGGGGTCACGGGGCCGATCGTCGGGCCGCGTACGCCGGAGCAGCTCGCGTCCGCGCTGCGGGCGGTGGAGCTGGAGCTGTCGCCGGAGGTGCTGGCGGGACTGGACGAGGTCTTCCCGGGGCCGGGTCCGGCCCCGGAGGCGTTCGCCTGGTAG